A portion of the Girardinichthys multiradiatus isolate DD_20200921_A chromosome 23, DD_fGirMul_XY1, whole genome shotgun sequence genome contains these proteins:
- the LOC124859894 gene encoding saxitoxin and tetrodotoxin-binding protein 1-like, whose product MTGSHLAIILVSLMSFSATAPLGDECSQLTRELTAEQLDEILGCWILIEGTVKNDFFGPVLDFIESMWMVLNRTADSHTLWLDQASRLAARQQPIPMKEQCLRIAMNVTLVSGKGLELYIPTAASYHRFLHTCSDCLLMHTYNKDNNFQMLYLFGRNTTVAACDLNTFRKQAECLQFPLQSKFQYDNRTELCPE is encoded by the exons ATGACTGGGTCACATTTGGCCATTATCCTTGTTTCTCTGATGTCCTTCAGCGCCACGGCACCATTGGGAGATGAATGCAGCCAGCTGACCCGAGAACTGACCGCTGAACAGCTTGACGAG ATCTTGGGCTGCTGGATCTTAATTGAGGGGACAGTTAAAAATGACTTCTTTGGTCCTGTGTTGGATTTCATCGAAAGCATGTGGATGGTGCTGAATAGAACAGCAGACAGCCACACCCTGTGGTTAGATCAGGCAAGCCGTCTGGCAGCCAGGCAGCAGCCTATACCAAT GAAAGAACAATGCCTCCGAATCGCTATGAATGTTACCCTCGTCAGCGGAAAAGGGTTGGAGTTGTACA TCCCGACTGCCGCATCCTATCACAGGTTCCTGCACACCTGCTCTGACTGTTTGCTCATGCACACCTACAACAAAGACAACAATTTCCAGATGTTGTACTTGTTTG GCAGGAATACAACTGTGGCAGCCTGTGATTTAAACACCTTCAGGAAACAGGCTGAATGCCTCCAGTTTCCTCTGCAATCAAAGTTTCAGTACGACAACAGAACAG AACTTTGTCCTGAGTAG